Genomic segment of Pochonia chlamydosporia 170 chromosome 1, whole genome shotgun sequence:
CGTAGCgttcgacgacgaagaaTGCCAGGAAGGAAAAGACGAGGTAGTCGACGGAGCCGGCGGCCGCCAGAATTCTGGCCATCAGTTCGTTCAGCCCAATTGCGTGAATAAAGACGTACTGTATTCTTCGTCAGTGGTTAATTAGCAGCAGCGTCGTCATGTTTCAACTCACAGTCATGTAATATGAGGTTACGTTGATACCACTAATTTGGTTCATGGCCTGCATCCATGCACCGAGAATCATACGACGAACCACGCCAGCGGGTCCCCGGCCGGTAAAGAGCTGCCACCATGAATAGGTGACGGCGTATTCCGTGTCCAAGATGTCCTTGATAATCGAGAATTGAGTTCTGACCGTGGGCGAATCCGCGGTAGCATCGTTGCCTTCAAGGGCGGCGAGGACATCGCACGCTTCGTCGTACATTCCCTTGCGGATCAACAGACGAGGGGAGTCGGGCAAGAAGGGGCACATGAACATAATGAGTCCAGAGAAGACTTGTTGACGTTAGCATACCATCCCATTGTGAAGCAATTGTTGTGTGTAACTTACAAACTTGGAATGCGAGTGGAAATCGCCACGATACGCTTCCCGGAGCAAAGGAGAAGCCCAAGGTGAGCCAGTTTGACAGACAGAAACCGGTGATGCAGTTTGCCATTTGGATAATGACGAGTTTTCCACGGCTTCGCATCTTTGAAGTCTCAGACTGCCACACGCCAGCGGTAGCTGTATTCATACCAGTGCCCAGACCGGCGACCACACGACCTACATACATCTGAGCGGCACCGTACGATGCAGCTTGAATGACAGcaccaatggcaacaacGAGACTGCCGAGCATGAGAGTCTTTGGCCTGCCCAGTTTGTCGCCCGAATATAAAGTAGATAGTGCACCAGCAAAACATCCAAGGTTGTACACGGACGTCATTGTGCCTTGGTCCTTTGCTGAGGGGTTGCCCATTGTGTCGAGGAAATCTTGCTTGACGAGGACATTTCCAAACACGCCCTAACCGAGTGTTGGCGAAAATCAGTTACATATGGGACAATTTGAACTTACCTGATCGTATCCGTAGAAAATCAGTACCGTGCTGGCAGCAATGGAAATCCAAACGGTGAGAGCATCACCAGAACCGCCCAGGTACTTTGCCCGGCCACGCTTGTCAGTGAGCACCAtggtgagtgagtgactgAGTTTTGTTGAAAACTCCACTTCACTAAATATCGAGATTTGAGTCTCCAGATAACTCAAGAATGCATCAAAGAAAGCAGGAGGATCAACGCAGGATCCATCCTCTCTTATTATAGCCCTCTCATGTCTCGGAAATGGGCCGGGTTGCACGGTTCTCTTTGCCGGGATCGACTTACAACCCACCACCCCAGACTTCCCCAGAAACCAGACCCTCTCCGCAGATTTACAGGAAATGCCAAGTGCGCTAGCCCAGAATAGTTCTGATCAGAGGGCGTTCCCGATGGGGAAATATAGCAGCCCGCCCAATGTGGCAATATAAGCGTTGTGGCTGCTCTAGCAGAATGATAGCTTTGTGCCGAGCCAGGATGCAAGAGTTGCTCGTCTATTGGGTTCCCAAAGGAGTCAGTGCCGATATGTCTTGATATTGAAACCTGGGATAGGTAGAATGTGAAATGTGATCAAGTCTGTCGCGTTCGTACTATTGACCCTGGCGCGGCTTGCGAAGCCAGTGAGGAAGCAATTCGTGGAACAGCGGGCTTTTAGCGAGACAACCACCGGAAATTTAAGAATGTATGATCAGATTTATGGGTGAGCTTTGATGTGTGCTATTCATTATGGTATGATTGACTGGCGTATTTGCTCGATTGCGTTCCGCAAAGACAATGGGCTGTGTACCCCCGGACCTGCAACGAAACGTCAATTGGTCTCTGTGCTACTGCCCCGGAATATTGCTAATTTGATTGCAATTTGGTTCACTATTCATATTTTAGCGTGCCGCCTTACGATGCATATGACGGCAAATGCTCACTCATTCCGAGACAAATTTGTACCAGCCATTGGGAAAAGTGCCTGCAGCAACCCAAGAGCAAGAAATAACAATTCTAAATTCCCCGACTTATATCAAGATCGGCGATACAAAGTACATGAGCGCAGAtatccaaatccaccaatACGATACATGACCCTCAATTTGCTCCCCTCGGTCCGAAGTATAAACAAAGTCTTGACGCTTGATAAAAATGCTCCGAAGCCAATAGTGCCACTGCCAGTGAGGATAAACCATGACATTTTTGCCCGTCGTCGGCTCAACATACCAGTTTGTGCAGCCACTCGACCAGACGAGTTCCTTTGCCCGGCTCTGAATCCAGCGGTTTTCCCTGTCCTCTGCCTCTTGCTTCACCTCGACGGCGTCAACATGTCCATTGAGACTCAAGTTTATCGACGGCGGGTGAAGGGACCTTAGAACAGGGTCCAACAAGCGTAGTGTAAAATTAATCTGGCATTCGCTGGAGTAAATGACGGAAAGGTGGCCATTGACGGTGTTGGGACCCATCATGACGAAAAAGTTGGGGAATCCAGCAATGCAAGTGCCGTAATATGCCTGTGGTAACCCATCATTATGCTTCTTCCACTAAGAAAACTGTCAGCACGTCTCTCGAAGACTGTATTCGCTCACTCACATGTTCGGTAATGCTCATGCCGTTCCGTCCAACAACCTcaagaggagagagaagCGTCGTCGTTTTGAAGCCTGTTGCCAGCACAATGGCGTCTacatcaacttctctccCTGACTTGAAGATCACTCCAGATTTCGTAATCCTTTCAACAGAGTCATCCGAGACAAGCTCTACGTTTTCTCTATGCAGACATTTAAGATAATCTGTATCGAATACACGTCGCTTGCAGCCCACTTCGAACTTTGGAATCAACGCATCCACATATCTAGGAGGCGCATTTTGGCGGATGTACGCTTTGGATGCTCTGGCAAGTTTCTCCCTTGCGTTACCACCAGTATCCGTTTCGAACATGGTCCATTCTGCCTCTAATTCTGCGAAAATTTTGGCCCGGAGAGCTTGCATGACCCCTGGAAAGCGCATGCAGAATTTGAATGTATCAGAATACGTTGGATTTGGCCGCTCGAGAAGCCAGTGTGGTTGGCGAGCAACTTGTATGACGCCTTTTGCCGTTTCTGCAATAACGGGCACGAACTGCGTGGCACTGCACCCATTCCCTGTATGTAATTAGTACTTCGCCTCTAGGAGCATTGTCGTCTTGCTTACCGAGTACAAGAATTTTCTTGTCTGCATGATCAAACGAGTGATTCCATCTAGCTGAGTGAAAGATTGATCCCTGAAACTTCTCCTTACCAGAAATATCACAAGCTTTTGGAGTGCTCAGGGCACCGACTGCGGATACCAAAGCCTTGCAGGTGCGTTGAAAGGTGGATTTCGAAGTCTGGTCAAAGATTGTTACATTCCAGACGTTCAGTGCCTCGTCCCATACCGCACTCTGAACAGTACACTGGAGCCTGGTATGGCTTCCAAGACCGTATATATTTGCCACAGTGTGAAAGTAGGCTAGGATTTCCTGCTGCATTGGAAATTTTCTCGTCCAGTTGGGATTCAGTGCAAAAGAGTAAGAATAGAAATGGCTTGGGACATCCACTCCGCAACCTGGATAAGTGTTGATGGCCCATGTGCCTCCAATGTCATCGGTCTTCTCATAGATCTCAAAAGTTGCGGACTTGTAGTTGCGCTTAAGCTGGGCAGCAAGTCCTATGCCGGACATGCCACCGCCGATTATAATGATGTCCGTGTCTGTTGTCATGTTGAGGTCGAGCAGCATCTGGAGATGGTTGGGGGAATTCGGAATAGGTTGACAGACGACTAGCTTCAGGATAGGCACTTAACATGTCGAACAAGACGTTTTATGAGCGAGCGAGCATTACTTATGTTCTACAAGTCGCAAACTGTCCGGGTTGCTGTGGGTCAACTAAACAAGTTTGCCCCATGTTGTGTATTAACAACGACATGCATTGCACTGCAACCGTCTTGTGATCAAAGGTGGTAGCTGGATTCCAGAATACGTTTGAGCCTATTATCAAGTTTCCAACTAAGCAGTGGTAATTTGTTGACATCACACGGCAGCTGGAGTTGCGTCGGAAGGTAATGATGGATCTCTAGACAACGCCCGACTATTGACCAACTCACAACTCAACCGACAACCTCCCCTTATTTTGCGGTGTAGTAATCACCCATTTGTCAGACTGTACACGCTGGTACCTCTATTCGGGTCTCTCACAAGAATTGAACCGAGTCAATAATTCTACGCTTAGGACTGTGCCAGGTCTACTTCACAGAACAGAGAGTGTCATGTTGGGAACGCCACGGAATACTGAAATAGGCAATCTCCAGATAACAAGCGTGTCTCATTTAGCAGACGGCTATCTGCCCTTGTCTCGGAATTTTTGGTCCAGTGGCGCCCTCTGGAAGCGTGGTGATGCGCTTGAATCTCCTCTTTTGGACAAGCCCATGCCGCATGGCCTTCTTCGGCTGAATGTAACCTCCATGTACTTGGTGTAAACTACGGACCTGTAGATCTAATAATGAGTTCTCTCGGTTTTGGGTGATGAACTGTATGAACGACATTTGACTACATACTGTGATGGCACACAGACGCTCAATGACACGAGGCCGCACACGTCTCCTATTGGCATGGACACTTATTCATTTCTTACAGCTACCACTGGCCCCAAGAAGGCCGAGTTAATCTATCCCATACTTCCTTttctccaacatcagcagcaCTGACAGTGTGCCCAGCGCCTTTTGGTCCGGGATCATTCAAGACCTCGACTCTCCGGACTTGATTCTGTCCAACCTCCAGCACGGTTCCCCCGACGTACTCTTCCTTTTGAACGAGATCCAGCATGACTTGTGCTACATCCTCTGCCGTAACCCATTCATCCTGCTCGACATCTATCCATCTTAGCTTCTCAGGATTCTCTGTCCAAAGCGGCGTTTTAATCAAGCCAGGTGCCACACAGTTAACCCTGATGGAAGGTAGCTCAGTGCTTTTAGGCGTCTCCAACAGTGCAAGTGACCGTACAAAGCCAGATATCGCAGCCTTGGAAGCCACGTACAAAGGACACTGCAAGAAAGGTCGCTGGGCAGCAATGCTGGAAATATGAACCACAGCTCCCGGCCGGCTGTGCTTGATAAAATGCGCAATGGCAATCTGCGTACACCGAATCGGATGCGTAACATTGATATCCATGGCGGCATACCTGCTGCCTCTCGGATCGTCCTTTGTCACACCTGTCCCTGGTGGAATCCAGAAATTGGAGAAGGGAGGTTCATATACTCCAGCGCCAGGGCATACAATGTCAACAGCACCAAAGGTTTGCTCGGCGACATCGAACATTGCTTCCAATTGAACCCAATCCGTGACATCGGTCCTTTGAAAGATTGCTCGCGGGCCATTGCTGCCGTCGATATGCGTCTTTACTACCTCTTCTGCTTCAGGACGGAGCGCAAGATCAGCGAAGACGACATTGCAGTTGGAGCGTAGGAGCAATTGagcaaatgccaagtttATCCCTGAACCGGCTCCGGTGACGATTGCTGTTTTTCCAGAAACGTTGAGCGCCATTGTCAGCGAATGATGAAGATTTTTGTTGGAGTTGCACCGGAATGTTGAAGGTTTCAGGAATGCGAAGCAGTAAACAGAAGACCAGACACTACGACTCTTTGTTCCCGATCGCGCCGTGGCGCATAAATGAGCAACAAATACACGCTGTATTATATTTGAACTCGTGAGACCTTCTTCAGCAAGCCGGTCGATGGTTGTAAACCACAACGCTTAAATTTCCTCTTTTGGCGTAGAGTTGTTGACCGGTGGAGGCGAAGAGCTGGGAACTTGGCATGGATCAGGTCGACTCTAGCTGCCTGGGAACTGGTTTCCAAGAAAATAGATTAAAATATGGCGACATCGGAGTCCAGCCGCATTTCGGGCTGATGGAGGTGGCATCAAATTGTGAGATGGCGAGATGGTGGAGACGCGGGGATGCACATGAATGAATGAAGCTATTGCTCAATTACTATTTCATATGGCTCGTGTGACGAGATGAACGGGGTTTGTCCCGTTTTTCGTCATTCTTTGCGCATACCGATTGGATGCCCGAAGAAGCAAAGCTGTCGTCCCCATGGGGTTTTCTCCGTCCGGTGATATCGGTTGTCGGGACATATATGGAGCGAGATGATTGTTAAGATGGCAGCGTCTGTGGCTGATCAGATTGACGCACTAGTTTAAATGCTGCTGCTACGATAATGCGTCGGCAGATTGGATCGTCGGTCAGCTTGGATGAGGGTTCTGTTCCACATGGTTGACTCAAGTCGATCGCGATAGTGCTTATGTGGAATGAGTTTATTTAATGACAGCAGTCCCGACGGCATTGGGTCAGAAACTACATGATCTTGCATATGAAAGGTATGGAGTATGGGTTGTGCCACATCAAATTAACTGTTCGGCAACTAACAATTTAATCGACACAATCCAGACTTTACACCGTAGACTAAATCGCAATTTGCCGCCTTTAATAAGTTAAACATTGCAGCCGGTTTACGAGACATGTCCTGCCAAGATAAAGCCCTAGCCTGGTTTGCCTGAAAACTCATGTGTGGTGGATTATCCAAAGCCAGTCATGACATACTGGTATCCTGTTCAACTATTCATCTCCTCTTCGGCATGCCGTGCACTAGCATACACTTGTACGTCGGTAACGTACttgccaaactccaaagaTTAACACGCTTTTTGAACCTATTTCCAACAACATGAGACACTAGGGGAGAGTATCCTCAGAGCCACTTACAACTCATCGATTTCAGTTGGCGTGCGATGAGCAACTTCTGGCAGTATAAACCAAGCAATCGAAACTGCGACGGTCCCAATTCCAGCAAAGTTGAACTTGTTAGCAAACACCTTTGCGCCGAGAGGATACTTCCAAGACTTCAAGAAACCTGTCTTGATGCCCCATTGCGTATCTGGCTCAGTGATGATCGGTGGAGTGGACAAACTCATCAAAACCGCAAAGGCATTCGAAAATACCAAGCAGGACTCTCTTGTAACGCATTCTTGAGTTCATTGAAGCCATTCCAATGGGCTTGTGAATGGCTTCTTGACATTGCACTGGCAGGACCAATCAGGCCTGAATCTCAGGTTGTGAAGACCATACTTGCATGCAAGAACTAATGCCAAGAAAGTACAATCCTTTCCCTCATAACTAGTATGAGTGCATACATAATATGAGCAGTTTTAAGACGCCACCGACTGTTTCCAACAGTCATCCAATTTACAGAAATACCCATCATTGGCAATACTACTGCACCAATTTGGTCCGGTACACGACGACAGCCATTGCACAAGTTCCCTAGTAGCTACACCGCTGCAAGGTTTATCCATTGTTTGCTTTCCCGATGATATCTCAGCTTGCGGAGCTATCTGCGGTTGTGTTACTTTGTTTCACCAAGAACCCGACATCCCAATGGTCACTTGACCGCCCCCAAAACAGCCTTGTGAGCCTCACTCCTTAATTTGATGCAAACAATGCTGAAGAGTCCGAGGGAGACGATTAATGAATGCGAGCTGGGAAGTGAGGCGTGTAGAAACGACGTTACGTCTGCATCCTTCCAATGTTCCCACCGGTCAAGATGTCTCGATCACCCTGTAGCGTCACGGAGGTATGTAAAGAACAAGTCACGCAACAAGCCGCTCATCCATGAGACTAAAGCGGAGTTAAAGCTCAAAGTCGCTAAATAATTGAAAGTCGGGCCAATTGGAAGATGGAACAAATATGCCCGTGTAAGCCATCTATCAACTCTCCTCCCTATTTCTATCCATAACCTTTTATACCCTAGCACTCACCCGCATTGCATTGTTAGCTTTTACTGATGCTGAAAGGTACAGCTTGTTCAGCTTTCATAGGAAATCGCCGTTAAGGTACTTTCGGGTCGTCGCAAGGTTTCCGAGTTCGTCTACCCGCCGCATATTTGCCCTGCAAGTCCCCGCAGCCTGCAGCCTAATATTGATGCATGTAAGAGACGGTACATGTACTACGCGGCATGTCACAGGTGTTTTTCCAGATTCGACAAGTCCAGAACGACCATAGACTGGACTGTATAAGCCTCCAATGTAACATCGGCGCAACTCAGGGCTGGGCGGTTTAGAGACGCTCCGAGTACAGCTGAATGATCGTACGAGCTATATATACAAGATAAATATCGAGTTGAATCGTAAAGTTTGAGTCTAAGTCTTTTCCAAACCTCTGCTGTTTTCAAGATCCATAACGAGATCGTTTCGTGTGCCACTCTTCATTTCGCATAGTACTCAGTCCACGCATAATACTTTATACATGATGAAGTGTCAACTCATCTTTGCCATCTCTCTTCTCGGGTTTGGACTCGCCAGCCCAACAAAGGACACATCCGCCGCCGCAGACTTAGACAAGCGCTGCAACGGCTCAGGCTCATTTTGCAACAACGGCGTCCCATGCTGCAGCGGTCTGTTTTGCAGCAGTTCCAGCATCTGCCGCGGTTGTAACGGATCTGGATCGTTTTGCAATAACGGAGTTCCCTGCTGTAGTGGTCTGTTTTGCAGCAGCTCTAGCATCTGTCGAGGATGCAACGGATCCGGCGCGTTCTGCAACAACGGTGTGCCGTGCTGCAGCGGACTTTTCTGCAGTAGCTCTAGTATCTGCAGAGGATGCAATGGTTCAGGGGCGTTCTGCAACAATGGTGTTCCATGCTGCAGTGGCCTCTTTTGCAGCAGTTCTAGTATTTGTAGAGGTTGTAACGGGGCAGGGTCATTCTGTAACAACGGTGTTCCGTGCTGTGCTGGTCTGACTTGCAGCAGTAGTAGCATTTGTAGATAGGTCTAGTGCAAAATCTTAGGGCGACAAGTATGAGTCTGTGGATAGCTCTTTCAAAGCTTTGAGATGGGTAGCTGGATGGGATAGATAGTACTGAGACCGAGGAAGTAAAGGTGCATTGTCTTGACAACGTAGTTAAGTGGCCATTTCGTGTGGAAGACTTGCGTTCTTACAAGAAACAGAAAGTAAAGCCTATACGGGCCAAATATTATTTACCAAGTTAAAAGACAGACATGGTACAAATTAAAGGGGTATTTAAGGAATAGAAGAAGTCGGAGATACAGCAATTGCAACGAACTGATGTCAACACAAGTTTCTTCATAATTATTCGCGATATATTACAGATTCCGGCGCATTATGCCCAACTTTCATGCAAAAGATCAGACGACTCACCGACAGCGACATAATTAGGCCACCACTAAGACTACGTATACCACAAGGTCTCGGTACATCTTCTAAGCCTCCACGAGGAGTGACTTGTTTCATTACTGCGTAAGCCAGTACTAGAATACATATAAGGGGAAATTAAGACGGAACATGTGCTGTTTACAACGGACCAAAAAGCTTTGCAATTGACGCTACCTCCCTTTGAGCTCTATCTACATCCACAACCATATCCATGGGGCAATGATGCCTTGGATCGTCTGCACTTCCGAGATCCTGCCAAAGTAAGACCATCCCATCCCTTTTAGTACCGTGAAAATTATACTCGGAGAGGCAGAGAGAGCATTTGAGTGGTTTACCACGAGCTGTGTCGAACAAAATTCGGTCTCGCAACCCGAGTATTGAGAGTTCCAAGCCCATCATACCCTGGCACACGCCCGCTAGACAATAATGAGTATGCAGTACACTCAGGTCTAAATCAAGCGACCGGGCGTTTGTCCAGCGAATTTCGCGATAAAGTAGAAACCGCCCTTGTATTATCCGTGCCATGATCTTGTAGTGAACCGTTGTGGATGGCCTGAAAGGCACCGGTGAACAGCGCAGCTTGCACGTACTAGGGTAGTACAATCTCAGCGGAGATATCAACATGTCATCAGGCTCTAGCCAGTCGCCCACGACTAGTGACGGATCGTTGTAGCTGAGCATAAGCTCAATGTGTTGCTTCGGGATGTACGTCATGCTGCGGCTCCGGTAGCACGAACAGAAGTGAGGAGGGTGGCAGCATCTCTGCCCACAGATTTTTTGACGATTGCAGCCTCGGGTCATGGTGTTTAGCTGGTATTCGCGCCAAGGGCCGCGAGGAAGACGTTTGTGAGCGGCAACATGGAAATCAATGCACTTGTCGCAAAATAAACGGTGTGATACCTCTTTCGACAAGCACCCAGTTATATCAAGCGCTTCGCTGCGATGCTGTGGGACATCGGAATCTCCAAGGCGAAAGTAACGTCTTAGAATAACTTGCATGGGATTGCATGATTGAGCAAGAGTGTATAGACTCTGTCGAGGGAGGTGACTGGCGATTAATAGTATGATTTCAATGGGCATCTGTAACAATTCTGCGTCTTGTTGTGGCCTGATATGCTGTCGTTGTGTGCGACATAAGCGACACAACAGTGATTTCAGGCGATCCATTTCAGTCCCCGGTTTATCATTGAAGATATAGTCAATAGGGTAAGAAGGAGGGTAATTTATGACGTGGTCATATAGGAAGAAGAAGTATTTATCCCTTGACATATATGAAGCCTTGAAGAACCCAAAAGAAAACCTTTGAGTTTGCATGGACTAGTCCTACTCTCACATAGCCTTAACTTACACGTGTAGGTATGTAGACGCACACTTGCGGTGTACTAATGAGCATCATGCACGCGATTAAACTATCAAGTGCTACTTCATGGAGCTGCAAACTCAACAGCCACACACTCTGTATGTTTCATTGACCTGTGTAAAAGTGATGATGTACCCAACAAATCATTGTGAAACTAGAAATAACATATAtcgcaaaaaaaaaaacacccCGAGGCTATTGGATAGAGGCCAAGGATGCCCACGTACATGGTTTACTTATTTCACTAAAATTTTAGTTAGAAATTCCTAAAGTACGGAAAATAACATGAAGCTAGAATCTAGAGAAAGTCTACACGACAGCTTTAGGAACCATCTATGAGTTAAGCCTCTTTACACTTGACAAGGTTTCGCTTAATCCTTAGGCCATCTCAAACCTTCAAGCTCGTCGGGGTAAAAAGTTAGCATTCTAGTAGTTTCATGCTCGGTAATATATCGCGTGTCCACTGCTTCCCATTTGCTCATCGTTCATCAGCAACGTTGTTTCGACTGACTGAGTCGAGGGTTTTCTACCATTTACCAAGTTTGCAGACCCCTGGGCCTCACGCGCCGTTCAGGGCATTACGTGGACAAACACACGATGTGTCTCCAGGTACATGGTTAACTTGCGGATGCCACCGTTGCGTCAAATGGAAACGAAGTAGTTCTTTTTTGCAATGCCGCGGTCGAATCGATACTCACAAGGTCATCATTGCAACGGTCAATGTGGTATCAGCACAAAATGTTCACAAACAACATGTCTGTATGGGAATAGGATGGTGTGCGGTAGTGGTAAGCATGCCATGCTTGGGGAAGTGTACCCATTCGAATTCTGCACCGAACTTGCTGGTATTCACGTTGTTTCGTCTGTGTGTTCTAGCTTACTGTTCAAACGCCTATTGCTGCTCACTGATGAGTTGGTTGCAAATATGGCATTGGGTGCAGATAACTTGGCTACCGTTTTGGGGCAACGAAATACTGACAACCCTATCCAGAGCTTGCATTTAGACGTAGCTACTaaggtgatgatgagtcAACTTCCCAATAGCGAAGAGGTGAATCATGGACGAGTAGATAGTCTTACATTTACTATATGGCTGAATGAATTATAAAAAGTAAGCCGGATCTTGCCAATGCGAATGTGTCAGGCTCAATTCAATGTGTTCAAAACTGCAATTGTGCAGAAAGTGCAGAATCCATCTGCTCTGGCCAGGAAACACAGAAGCCATCCTCAAGCCTTTTACGTACTCATTGACGCCCGGAGTACACCTGTTGATGAGCTCTTTCCAACAACATGGATCGCACAGGGTATGCTTTCCGAGACAGATCGGATTGCTCAGTGTTATCAAGAGATGCAAGTGACATGGGGGAGTACAATTAGCTACGCGACTTTACGACTACGTAGCATTCTCATCTTGTCTGCTTGGATTGAGGTCCATCGTAAGAGCTGTGGGCAGCTGACAAGTCTGAAAGGAGCGCACAATTCTTGTCATATGTCCTTCGCATACATTAGAATCAGGAGAAAAGGGTATTTGTACTGATCTTCTATGGCATCAACCACATACACAAATTTCGCAGGCCACTGCTGTTACCTCCATCAGACAAGTCAAAACACCTTATTTTTCTTTGAATCCGCTGTTGGGAGTCTCAATGTTAAAAATGTTAACTCGTCCGACACGTGACCCAAAACAATTCTGTTGTCATATATAGCCACTGCTGTGACTCGATAATCTGGAGGCAACCAGAGAATCTTCTGGTTATCCAGAATCATCCACCCATCATCGTGGAAATGCAAGTTATATTGTGGCGGGGCCTGGTCAGCATTTTGGCCAAGTTCAGTGGCGAAAGCCGAAAGCGGTGCTGACCCAGTCCTAGACATGAGCATATTTGCGTTGGGGAACGGAGTCCTGGATGGGAAGTGATACCGGAAACTGGTGAactcctcctcgacatcgATTCCTTCCTGCGAGTGCGCTTCAGTGCCGATATTCCAGAAGTGCACGCAGCACTTGCCGGAACTCAGGGACCCGTTCGTTCCTAATAACATATCATTGGAAAAGAA
This window contains:
- a CDS encoding sugar transporter STL1 (similar to Pyrenophora tritici-repentis Pt-1C-BFP XP_001934182.1) is translated as MVLTDKRGRAKYLGGSGDALTVWISIAASTVLIFYGYDQGVFGNVLVKQDFLDTMGNPSAKDQGTMTSVYNLGCFAGALSTLYSGDKLGRPKTLMLGSLVVAIGAVIQAASYGAAQMYVGRVVAGLGTGMNTATAGVWQSETSKMRSRGKLVIIQMANCITGFCLSNWLTLGFSFAPGSVSWRFPLAFQVFFSGLIMFMCPFLPDSPRLLIRKGMYDEACDVLAALEGNDATADSPTVRTQFSIIKDILDTEYAVTYSWWQLFTGRGPAGVVRRMILGAWMQAMNQISGINVTSYYMTYVFIHAIGLNELMARILAAAGSVDYLVFSFLAFFVVERYGRRKVMMTSAAACSLCWIIIAIALGLSETGRGDSFKLGAVAVSFFFAFFACFAMGVLGVPWLYPTEINALAFRSQGASLAMATNWIMNYMVAQITPPGIENLGYKFWIIWAVICASFVPTTYFFYPETANRSLEDIDRFFADNPGIFVFRNKVATQLQRPDIYEEADNEIAHQNENIKDEKLDATVTMGSERGHGD
- a CDS encoding conotoxin domain-containing protein, giving the protein MLLLLQVRPAQHGTPLLQNDPAPLQPLQILELLQKRPLQHGTPLLQNAPEPLHPLQILELLQKSPLQHGTPLLQNAPDPLHPRQMLELLQNRPLQQGTPLLQNDPDPLQPRQMLELLQNRPLQHGTPLLQNEPEPLQRLSKSAAADVSFVGLASPNPRREMAKMS
- a CDS encoding cyclohexanone 1,2-monooxygenase (similar to Pyrenophora tritici-repentis Pt-1C-BFP XP_001937281.1), encoding MTTDTDIIIIGGGMSGIGLAAQLKRNYKSATFEIYEKTDDIGGTWAINTYPGCGVDVPSHFYSYSFALNPNWTRKFPMQQEILAYFHTVANIYGLGSHTRLQCTVQSAVWDEALNVWNVTIFDQTSKSTFQRTCKALVSAVGALSTPKACDISGKEKFQGSIFHSARWNHSFDHADKKILVLGNGCSATQFVPVIAETAKGVIQVARQPHWLLERPNPTYSDTFKFCMRFPGVMQALRAKIFAELEAEWTMFETDTGGNAREKLARASKAYIRQNAPPRYVDALIPKFEVGCKRRVFDTDYLKCLHRENVELVSDDSVERITKSGVIFKSGREVDVDAIVLATGFKTTTLLSPLEVVGRNGMSITEHWKKHNDGLPQAYYGTCIAGFPNFFVMMGPNTVNGHLSVIYSSECQINFTLRLLDPVLRSLHPPSINLSLNGHVDAVEVKQEAEDRENRWIQSRAKELVWSSGCTNWYVEPTTGKNVMVYPHWQWHYWLRSIFIKRQDFVYTSDRGEQIEGHVSYWWIWISALMYFVSPILI
- a CDS encoding NAD(P)-binding Rossmann-fold containing protein (similar to Glarea lozoyensis ATCC 20868 XP_008080228.1); protein product: MALNVSGKTAIVTGAGSGINLAFAQLLLRSNCNVVFADLALRPEAEEVVKTHIDGSNGPRAIFQRTDVTDWVQLEAMFDVAEQTFGAVDIVCPGAGVYEPPFSNFWIPPGTGVTKDDPRGSRYAAMDINVTHPIRCTQIAIAHFIKHSRPGAVVHISSIAAQRPFLQCPLYVASKAAISGFVRSLALLETPKSTELPSIRVNCVAPGLIKTPLWTENPEKLRWIDVEQDEWVTAEDVAQVMLDLVQKEEYVGGTVLEVGQNQVRRVEVLNDPGPKGAGHTVSAADVGEKEVWDRLTRPSWGQW